The Vibrio nitrifigilis genome window below encodes:
- a CDS encoding SAM-dependent methyltransferase, which translates to MLSSSSMPLPKKETLMQKGARSLLLKGLARLNVGSLSIVEYFASGEPQTVLFGAGQTELQAEIHVHDIEFYRRVLRGGSIGGAEAYIEGLWDSPNLTAVVELVAKNLTMLDSVEQQSGKIKQWLTKLGHWLKHNSVKQAKRNIMDHYDLGNDLYETFLDHHMLYSSALYLHEEESLTQAQVNKMQRLCAQLDLKPDDQVLEIGTGWGAMAIYMAQEYGCQVTTTTISEEQYLYAKEKINQAGLNDRITLLKQDYRLLDGKFDKLVSIEMIEAVGKRYLAGYLRQCQERLKPGGKMAIQAITIADQRYDYYSSNVDFIQKYIFPGGFLPSITALTCCATHHTDFVVRDLYDFGLDYGKTLHAWRERFEQQLDTIRSLGYDEKFIRLWRYYFCYCEGGFRARTISVIHMTLERPQ; encoded by the coding sequence ATGTTAAGCAGTTCCTCAATGCCGTTACCAAAAAAAGAAACGTTGATGCAAAAAGGAGCGCGTTCACTGTTATTGAAAGGGTTAGCAAGACTTAATGTTGGCTCTTTATCTATCGTGGAATATTTTGCGTCTGGAGAACCGCAAACTGTGTTGTTTGGTGCTGGACAAACTGAGCTTCAAGCTGAAATTCATGTTCATGATATTGAGTTTTATAGACGTGTATTGCGTGGTGGTAGTATCGGTGGTGCAGAAGCCTATATCGAAGGGTTATGGGATAGTCCGAACTTAACGGCAGTCGTTGAATTAGTCGCCAAAAACCTCACGATGTTAGACAGTGTCGAACAGCAATCGGGCAAGATAAAACAGTGGCTAACTAAGCTTGGTCACTGGCTTAAACACAATTCAGTTAAGCAAGCGAAACGTAATATCATGGATCATTATGATCTTGGAAATGATTTGTATGAAACGTTTCTCGACCATCACATGTTGTATTCAAGCGCCCTGTATCTTCATGAAGAAGAGTCTCTAACGCAAGCTCAGGTGAATAAAATGCAGCGGCTGTGTGCACAGTTAGATCTAAAGCCCGATGATCAAGTGTTAGAAATAGGAACTGGCTGGGGAGCGATGGCGATTTATATGGCGCAGGAATATGGCTGTCAGGTCACAACCACGACCATTTCAGAAGAACAATATCTGTACGCAAAAGAGAAAATTAACCAAGCGGGATTGAACGATCGTATAACCTTACTTAAACAGGACTACCGGTTATTGGATGGGAAATTTGATAAATTGGTGTCGATAGAGATGATTGAAGCAGTCGGTAAACGTTATCTTGCAGGCTACTTGCGTCAGTGCCAAGAGCGCCTCAAACCTGGTGGTAAAATGGCTATTCAGGCTATCACCATTGCTGACCAACGTTACGATTACTACAGTAGCAATGTTGATTTTATTCAAAAATATATATTCCCTGGTGGTTTTCTCCCTTCCATTACTGCGCTGACTTGTTGTGCAACACACCATACCGATTTTGTAGTCCGTGACCTTTATGACTTTGGCCTTGATTATGGCAAAACTCTCCACGCTTGGCGCGAACGCTTTGAACAGCAGTTAGATACGATTCGTTCTCTTGGCTATGATGAAAAGTTCATTCGCTTATGGCGTTACTATTTTTGTTACTGTGAAGGAGGGTTTCGTGCACGCACGATTTCGGTCATTCATATGACTTTAGAGCGCCCGCAGTAA
- a CDS encoding DUF1365 domain-containing protein, with protein sequence MAIKHSHLFVGEVKHSRYVPIKHSLKYGLFMPCIDLDEWPELQSRVWGLGERWWHWARLKRSDYVGNGDLKQAVLDKVYQLTGERFSGRVSAVLHLRYLGLYFSPVNFYYIYDENDVWQYLLAEVSNTPWNERHYYAIPADEGEHRENWVHNKAFHVSPFNPIQQQYHWRLKPLQQRLFIHLACYRDQKEFDATMLLSARPFQSTELIRLLLRTPIMTVKVMAGIYWEACKLWWKGAPIYDHPNRTKKTDKQDKENPSC encoded by the coding sequence ATGGCTATCAAGCATAGTCACTTATTTGTTGGTGAAGTAAAGCACAGCCGCTATGTGCCGATTAAGCACTCACTAAAATATGGACTGTTCATGCCATGTATCGACCTGGATGAATGGCCCGAGCTCCAATCAAGGGTGTGGGGCTTGGGAGAACGCTGGTGGCATTGGGCGAGACTCAAGCGTAGTGATTATGTGGGGAACGGCGATTTAAAACAAGCGGTGCTCGATAAAGTGTATCAACTGACCGGTGAACGTTTTTCTGGACGAGTGTCGGCAGTGCTGCACTTACGTTACCTCGGGCTGTATTTTAGCCCGGTTAATTTTTATTACATATATGATGAAAACGATGTGTGGCAATACTTATTGGCCGAAGTCAGTAATACCCCATGGAACGAGCGTCATTATTATGCGATACCCGCAGATGAAGGTGAGCATAGAGAAAATTGGGTGCACAATAAGGCATTTCACGTGTCACCTTTTAACCCAATTCAACAGCAATATCATTGGCGCTTAAAACCACTTCAACAGCGTTTGTTTATTCATTTAGCCTGTTATCGAGATCAAAAAGAATTCGATGCAACGATGTTGTTAAGCGCGCGTCCTTTCCAATCAACTGAACTAATTCGTCTGTTGCTACGTACACCTATCATGACGGTTAAGGTTATGGCCGGGATTTACTGGGAAGCCTGCAAATTATGGTGGAAAGGTGCCCCAATATACGATCATCCCAATCGCACTAAAAAAACGGATAAGCAAGATAAGGAGAATCCTTCATGTTAA
- a CDS encoding NAD(P)/FAD-dependent oxidoreductase yields the protein MKIAIIGSGISGLTSAYYLHAHHDVTVYEANDYIGGHTATVDINVAGQQYAIDTGFIVYNDRTYPNFIRLMDEIGVKRRPTQMSFSVRNDSNGLEYNGHTLSTLFAQKRNWFNVTFYRFIREILRFNQLAKESAKTHQRYSTLGEFLLKNGFSDYFCENYILPMGAAIWSSTMADMRHFPLDFFLRFFQNHGLLDITNRPQWYVIEGGSRSYIEPLTKGFAHKIRLNSPVTRVIRGQLGVEVVSNGVKERFDEVIFACHSNQALAMLDDPTTDETNLLSSLTYQPNEVVLHTDTDLLPKRHRAWASWNYWLEGKQGEEARLPAVTYNMNILQHIRAPQTFCVTLNRTEAINPSKILRQFTYEHPVFTIEAIAAQSKRAVINGAQHTWFCGAYWYNGFHEDGVRSALDVVAQLEAQFDAKHTQGAA from the coding sequence ATGAAAATTGCGATTATCGGTTCAGGAATCTCAGGATTAACATCAGCGTATTATCTACACGCTCATCATGATGTTACCGTTTATGAAGCGAATGATTACATTGGGGGACATACCGCAACGGTTGATATCAACGTCGCAGGACAGCAATATGCAATCGATACTGGGTTCATTGTCTATAACGATCGCACATACCCTAATTTCATCCGTTTGATGGATGAAATTGGGGTTAAGCGCCGCCCAACTCAAATGAGTTTCAGTGTCCGTAATGATAGTAATGGGTTGGAGTATAACGGTCATACGCTAAGCACGTTATTTGCGCAGAAACGCAATTGGTTTAATGTGACATTTTATCGTTTCATCCGTGAAATTTTGCGTTTTAATCAGCTTGCTAAAGAGTCAGCCAAAACTCACCAACGTTACTCTACGTTAGGTGAATTTCTGTTAAAGAATGGATTTAGTGACTACTTCTGTGAAAACTACATTTTACCCATGGGGGCAGCCATTTGGTCATCAACCATGGCAGATATGCGCCATTTCCCATTGGACTTCTTTCTCCGCTTTTTTCAAAACCATGGCCTGCTTGATATTACTAATCGTCCCCAGTGGTATGTGATAGAGGGAGGATCTCGAAGCTATATTGAACCGTTAACCAAAGGGTTTGCGCATAAAATACGGCTCAATAGTCCAGTTACTCGCGTCATTAGAGGGCAACTGGGGGTTGAAGTGGTCAGTAATGGGGTGAAAGAACGATTTGATGAAGTGATATTTGCTTGTCACAGTAATCAAGCCTTGGCAATGCTTGATGATCCAACCACAGACGAAACCAATCTATTGAGTTCGCTGACCTACCAGCCCAATGAAGTGGTGTTGCATACTGATACTGATCTTTTGCCTAAACGTCATCGTGCCTGGGCTTCATGGAATTATTGGTTAGAGGGAAAACAAGGGGAAGAGGCCCGGCTGCCAGCTGTTACGTACAATATGAATATTTTGCAGCATATTCGTGCACCACAAACGTTTTGCGTCACACTCAATCGCACCGAAGCGATCAATCCAAGTAAAATTTTGCGTCAATTTACCTATGAGCACCCAGTATTTACCATCGAGGCTATCGCTGCACAGAGCAAACGGGCTGTGATTAATGGTGCGCAACATACCTGGTTTTGTGGCGCGTATTGGTATAACGGTTTTCATGAAGATGGCGTGCGAAGTGCGTTAGACGTTGTCGCGCAATTAGAAGCTCAGTTTGATGCAAAACATACGCAAGGGGCAGCCTGA
- a CDS encoding SDR family NAD(P)-dependent oxidoreductase: MSLKVFITGASSGIGKQLATDYAKEGAQVIACGRNQQALHDLQQVAPNITPLAFDVTNIDDTKKALQCLPFQPELWILNAGVCEYIDNGIIDSNLISRVMAVNFQGVVNCIEGIQPLVRSGHRVAIVSSIAGELAMPRAEAYGSSKVAITYLARALRVAWRPSHVEISVVYPGFVATPLTAQNTFSMPMMISAQQASLGIRKGLAKGKPHIYVPRVFTTMIRLIALLPYSWQQRLMKNLIREQGSNK; this comes from the coding sequence ATGAGCCTCAAGGTTTTTATCACTGGGGCTAGTTCAGGTATCGGTAAGCAACTTGCGACCGACTACGCCAAGGAAGGAGCACAGGTCATAGCGTGTGGTCGTAACCAACAGGCGCTGCATGATTTGCAGCAGGTTGCCCCTAATATCACACCATTAGCGTTTGATGTGACCAACATCGATGACACAAAGAAAGCGTTGCAATGCCTGCCTTTTCAACCTGAGTTGTGGATTTTGAATGCTGGGGTCTGTGAATATATTGATAACGGCATTATTGATAGCAACCTAATTTCTCGAGTTATGGCGGTTAATTTTCAAGGTGTTGTTAATTGTATCGAAGGCATTCAACCTCTTGTACGCTCAGGGCATAGGGTGGCCATTGTAAGCTCTATCGCAGGGGAACTGGCTATGCCTCGCGCAGAAGCCTATGGATCATCAAAGGTGGCAATTACTTATTTGGCTCGAGCATTAAGAGTGGCATGGCGTCCGAGTCATGTAGAAATTTCAGTTGTTTATCCCGGGTTTGTTGCAACGCCATTAACTGCCCAAAATACCTTCTCTATGCCAATGATGATTTCAGCACAGCAAGCGTCACTAGGCATCCGAAAGGGCCTCGCTAAAGGTAAACCGCACATTTATGTACCTCGCGTTTTTACAACCATGATTAGACTTATCGCGCTGCTACCATACTCATGGCAGCAAAGATTAATGAAGAATTTGATCCGCGAACAGGGGAGCAATAAATGA
- a CDS encoding nuclear transport factor 2 family protein, which produces MDVQSVAEFYQQLGKSNLNTLSQIYHPDIVFEDAAHQINGLSSLEHYFEQLYLNVTGCRFTIHEAHQTGNGGFLVWTMALEHPKLKGGATISVKGISQIRFEHDKVIYHRDYFDLGEMVYENVPCVGAIIRTIKQRLGQ; this is translated from the coding sequence ATGGATGTTCAATCGGTCGCGGAGTTTTATCAACAGCTCGGTAAAAGTAATTTAAATACCCTGTCGCAAATCTACCACCCTGATATCGTTTTTGAAGATGCAGCCCATCAGATTAATGGGCTTTCTTCACTCGAACATTATTTTGAGCAGTTATATCTTAATGTTACCGGTTGCCGCTTTACGATTCATGAAGCTCATCAAACCGGCAATGGAGGTTTCTTGGTCTGGACAATGGCATTAGAGCACCCAAAGCTCAAGGGGGGAGCGACCATTTCAGTGAAGGGGATTTCGCAAATTCGTTTTGAGCACGACAAAGTTATTTACCACCGTGACTATTTTGATTTAGGAGAAATGGTTTACGAAAATGTACCTTGCGTTGGCGCTATCATTCGAACCATTAAGCAGAGGTTAGGACAATGA
- the htpX gene encoding protease HtpX → MKRILLFLATNLAVVLVLSVVLNIVYAVTGMKPGSLTGLLVFAAIFGFGGAFISLLMSKKMALMSVGGSVIENPRNEMEHWLVQTVSRQAQQAGIGMPTVAIYDSPDMNAFATGAKRDESLVAVSTGLLHSMTRDEAEAVLAHEISHIANGDMVTMTLMQGVVNTFVIFLSRFVANIISSRDSEEGEGGNNFMVYFLVSTVLELVFGFLASFITMWYSRRREYYADAGSASLVGKQKMIAALERLKMSHESQLEGSMMAFGINGKRSLTELLMSHPPLEKRIDALRRL, encoded by the coding sequence ATGAAGCGAATCCTGTTATTCCTAGCAACCAACCTTGCTGTTGTATTGGTGCTAAGTGTTGTTTTGAATATTGTTTACGCCGTGACCGGAATGAAACCAGGTAGTCTGACCGGATTACTGGTTTTTGCTGCAATATTTGGTTTCGGTGGCGCGTTCATTTCGCTATTGATGTCAAAGAAAATGGCGCTTATGTCGGTGGGTGGTTCCGTTATAGAGAACCCACGTAATGAAATGGAGCACTGGCTAGTGCAAACAGTGAGCCGTCAAGCTCAGCAAGCGGGTATTGGAATGCCGACTGTTGCAATTTATGATTCGCCTGATATGAATGCTTTTGCGACTGGAGCCAAACGCGATGAGTCTCTCGTGGCGGTTTCAACAGGGTTATTGCATAGCATGACGCGCGATGAGGCGGAAGCGGTGTTGGCTCATGAGATTAGCCATATCGCCAACGGTGACATGGTGACCATGACCTTGATGCAAGGCGTGGTGAACACCTTCGTGATTTTCTTGTCACGATTTGTGGCGAATATTATTTCTAGCCGCGATTCTGAAGAGGGTGAGGGCGGTAATAACTTTATGGTTTATTTCCTTGTCTCGACGGTATTGGAATTAGTGTTTGGCTTCCTAGCAAGCTTTATTACCATGTGGTATAGCCGTCGCCGAGAATATTATGCGGACGCAGGCTCAGCTTCGTTAGTGGGTAAGCAGAAGATGATTGCTGCACTAGAGCGTTTGAAAATGAGCCATGAATCTCAATTGGAAGGTTCTATGATGGCATTTGGCATTAACGGTAAACGCAGTTTAACTGAGTTACTGATGAGCCACCCTCCATTGGAAAAACGAATTGATGCATTACGTCGTTTATAA
- the bioD gene encoding dethiobiotin synthase, protein MFRGYSSMSHVFFIAGTDTDVGKTVTSKAILQAFSAQGLTTVGYKPISAGCEKTTEGFRNDDALQLMKAATQEVPYEKVNPYALELPASPHIAADYENISIEYSVLSSALKENKKKADVVVVEGAGGWRVPISRTECLSEWVKKEKIPVILVVGIKLGCLNHAFLTAEAIKADGLELAGWVANRINPGTEHYADIIDILEQRLGAPKLGEIPYLLSARRQDLGKYIHLDALVEEITA, encoded by the coding sequence TTGTTTAGGGGTTATTCTTCGATGAGTCATGTATTTTTTATAGCGGGTACGGATACCGATGTAGGCAAAACAGTGACGTCTAAAGCGATTCTTCAGGCGTTTTCTGCCCAAGGATTAACTACGGTCGGTTATAAACCCATTTCCGCTGGATGTGAGAAAACCACCGAGGGCTTTCGTAATGATGATGCATTGCAACTCATGAAAGCGGCGACACAAGAGGTACCCTATGAAAAGGTGAACCCTTATGCGCTTGAGTTGCCTGCGTCACCACATATTGCTGCTGATTATGAAAATATCAGTATTGAATATTCAGTATTAAGTTCTGCTTTAAAAGAGAATAAAAAGAAAGCCGATGTGGTTGTCGTAGAGGGCGCGGGTGGATGGCGTGTGCCTATCTCGAGAACCGAGTGTTTGTCGGAATGGGTAAAAAAGGAAAAAATCCCGGTTATTTTAGTCGTTGGTATTAAATTGGGGTGTTTAAACCATGCATTTTTAACCGCAGAAGCGATTAAAGCAGATGGGTTAGAGTTAGCGGGTTGGGTTGCTAACCGAATCAATCCTGGTACTGAACATTACGCGGATATTATCGACATTTTAGAACAGCGTTTAGGTGCACCTAAACTTGGAGAGATTCCTTATCTTTTAAGTGCAAGAAGACAAGATTTAGGTAAATATATTCACCTAGATGCGCTTGTGGAGGAAATTACCGCGTAG
- the bioC gene encoding malonyl-ACP O-methyltransferase BioC, whose product MTSNSNVLTFSVDKQQVAKSFSKAADNYDNHAHFQCDVGHELLKRVPDDLTGRCVLDLGCGTGYFSSELKSRGAQVICVDLSSHMLTKAQERCGNNQMSYHLADAELLPFADKSIDYVFSNLALQWCDDLAIPLKEMNRILRKGGKGFFSTLVDGSLNELKIAWSTVDSYQHINHFLSANQVKIALAQSGNFDTTLNFQAMTVWYNTAVSLMKDLKGIGANHVPGRITAAFNKQVLARLEESYQEFKNDDGVLPATYQVCLGVILR is encoded by the coding sequence ATGACGAGTAATTCTAATGTGTTAACCTTCTCGGTAGATAAACAGCAAGTGGCGAAATCCTTTTCAAAAGCTGCAGATAACTATGATAACCATGCCCATTTTCAATGCGATGTAGGTCACGAACTATTAAAGCGGGTTCCTGACGATCTGACAGGGCGGTGTGTACTCGATCTTGGTTGTGGCACCGGTTACTTTTCTTCTGAACTGAAATCTCGGGGAGCACAGGTGATATGTGTTGATTTATCATCCCATATGCTGACTAAAGCCCAAGAGCGTTGTGGCAATAATCAGATGAGTTATCACCTTGCTGATGCTGAGCTACTGCCTTTCGCTGATAAGAGTATTGATTATGTCTTCTCAAATTTAGCATTACAGTGGTGTGATGATCTCGCTATTCCATTGAAAGAAATGAACAGAATACTTAGAAAGGGAGGGAAAGGCTTTTTTTCTACCTTGGTGGATGGATCACTCAACGAATTAAAAATCGCATGGTCAACAGTTGATTCATATCAACACATTAATCATTTCCTATCGGCTAATCAGGTAAAAATTGCGTTAGCGCAATCTGGCAATTTCGACACTACTCTAAACTTTCAAGCAATGACGGTTTGGTATAACACTGCAGTTTCTTTGATGAAAGATCTCAAGGGAATTGGTGCTAACCACGTTCCGGGTCGTATCACGGCAGCATTCAATAAGCAGGTTTTGGCTCGATTAGAAGAGTCATATCAAGAGTTCAAAAATGATGACGGTGTATTGCCTGCTACCTATCAAGTTTGTTTAGGGGTTATTCTTCGATGA
- the bioF gene encoding 8-amino-7-oxononanoate synthase, which translates to MPVFKRRIQEALSLREAQGLTRSPVVLERVKEQVITSNQRQAINFSSNDYLGLASSKELADAWQQGIRLYGCGSGASPLVTGFSPAHARLTDQLCEWLGFEGAVLFNSGFSANQAVLLTLLEKDDVVLQDKLNHASLIEAGMLSTATMRRFKHNDLGHLQRLLPEKEDTLVVTEGVFSMDGDAAPLAQMMQQTKDRAWLMVDDAHGLGVWGPDGRGSCARAGISPDILVVTFGKGAGISGAAVLASHAVTEYLLQFARHYVYSTAMPAAQAYALSHSLTMLQTQSWRREHLAELNQAYCEATSHLPGYVATETPIKPFIVGGNITAMEWSHFLKEKGFWTTAIRPPTVPKGSARLRITLNASHTTKQVFALGRVLESLYEEALNDE; encoded by the coding sequence ATGCCAGTCTTTAAACGGCGCATTCAAGAGGCATTGTCGCTGCGTGAAGCACAAGGATTGACTCGCAGCCCAGTGGTACTTGAACGAGTGAAAGAGCAGGTAATTACCTCTAACCAGAGGCAAGCGATTAACTTCTCAAGTAATGATTATTTAGGGTTAGCCAGCTCTAAAGAGCTGGCAGATGCTTGGCAACAGGGCATTCGCTTGTACGGATGTGGCAGTGGCGCATCGCCACTAGTGACTGGATTCAGTCCAGCTCACGCCCGATTAACCGATCAGTTATGTGAATGGTTGGGATTTGAAGGTGCAGTGCTATTTAACTCGGGTTTTAGTGCTAACCAAGCAGTGTTACTGACTCTTTTAGAAAAGGATGATGTAGTTTTACAAGACAAACTTAATCACGCCTCATTAATTGAAGCAGGCATGTTATCTACCGCGACCATGCGCCGTTTTAAACATAATGACCTTGGGCATTTACAACGCTTACTGCCGGAGAAAGAGGACACGCTTGTTGTCACTGAAGGCGTATTTAGCATGGATGGTGATGCAGCGCCACTCGCACAGATGATGCAGCAAACGAAAGACCGCGCATGGCTGATGGTTGATGATGCTCATGGCCTTGGCGTCTGGGGCCCCGATGGTCGAGGAAGTTGTGCTCGTGCAGGGATAAGTCCTGATATTTTGGTGGTTACTTTTGGTAAAGGGGCGGGAATATCGGGAGCCGCTGTGTTAGCGAGCCATGCAGTGACTGAATATCTACTGCAATTTGCTCGCCATTATGTTTATTCAACCGCAATGCCAGCGGCGCAAGCCTATGCGCTATCGCATTCGCTCACTATGTTACAGACTCAATCGTGGCGCCGAGAACATCTCGCTGAGCTCAACCAAGCGTATTGTGAGGCCACAAGTCATTTACCCGGTTATGTGGCCACCGAAACGCCAATCAAGCCTTTTATCGTTGGAGGTAATATCACAGCGATGGAATGGTCTCATTTCCTTAAAGAAAAAGGATTTTGGACCACAGCAATACGGCCTCCTACTGTACCAAAAGGAAGTGCTCGCTTAAGAATTACTCTTAATGCATCACATACTACCAAGCAAGTTTTTGCTCTTGGTCGAGTATTAGAAAGTCTGTATGAAGAGGCCTTAAATGACGAGTAA
- the bioB gene encoding biotin synthase BioB: MEVRHTWSVSEVAELLDLPFMELVYRAQTVHRTYHPHNHVQVSTLLSIKTGACPEDCKYCPQSAHYTTQVEKERLMEVEQVLEAAQKAKQAGSTRFCMGAAWKNPKERDMPYIKQMITGVKKLGLETCMTLGMLNEHQAQELAAAGLDFYNHNLDTSPEYYGQIITTRTYQDRLDTLEHVRDAGMKICSGGIIGMGESQQDRASLLVELANLPVPPESVPINMLVKVKGTPLENSDDVDPFDFIRLIAAARIMMPRSAVRLSAGREKMNEQMQALCFLAGANSIFYGCKLLTTPNPNEDSDLQLFKKLGINRHEVAQKPDDITANELLDQVIERVVARPSEDDLFYDASL, from the coding sequence GTGGAAGTTCGTCATACCTGGTCTGTTTCTGAAGTTGCTGAGTTACTCGATTTACCGTTTATGGAGCTCGTTTATCGGGCTCAAACCGTACATCGGACTTATCATCCCCATAATCATGTACAAGTCAGTACCTTGTTATCGATCAAAACAGGTGCATGCCCTGAAGATTGTAAGTACTGCCCACAAAGTGCGCACTATACGACTCAGGTGGAGAAAGAGCGCTTAATGGAAGTTGAGCAAGTGCTGGAAGCGGCGCAAAAAGCGAAACAAGCAGGATCAACCCGGTTTTGTATGGGAGCTGCGTGGAAGAATCCGAAAGAGCGCGACATGCCTTATATCAAGCAAATGATCACTGGCGTGAAAAAACTAGGTTTAGAAACGTGTATGACTCTCGGCATGCTTAATGAACACCAAGCACAGGAGCTTGCGGCAGCAGGGTTAGATTTCTATAACCATAATTTAGACACCTCCCCTGAGTATTACGGTCAAATTATTACCACTCGTACCTACCAAGACCGTTTAGATACCTTAGAACATGTGCGTGATGCGGGAATGAAGATTTGCTCAGGTGGCATTATTGGCATGGGGGAAAGCCAGCAAGACCGGGCTAGCTTACTAGTCGAACTCGCCAATTTGCCCGTTCCGCCAGAAAGTGTACCGATTAATATGCTGGTCAAAGTTAAAGGTACACCGTTAGAAAATTCTGATGACGTTGATCCTTTTGATTTCATTCGCCTTATCGCTGCAGCGAGAATTATGATGCCACGTTCTGCGGTGCGCCTATCTGCCGGGCGAGAAAAGATGAATGAACAAATGCAGGCGCTTTGTTTCTTAGCGGGTGCTAACTCAATATTTTATGGCTGTAAATTGCTAACAACGCCTAATCCGAATGAGGATAGTGACTTACAACTATTTAAAAAGCTCGGTATTAATCGGCATGAAGTGGCACAAAAACCGGATGACATCACGGCTAATGAACTATTAGATCAAGTGATTGAACGTGTTGTAGCTCGCCCTAGTGAGGATGATCTATTCTATGATGCCAGTCTTTAA
- the bioA gene encoding adenosylmethionine--8-amino-7-oxononanoate transaminase yields the protein MDLDFDRQHIWHPYTSTVDPLTCYPAHSAQGVYIYLEDGKKLIDGMSSWWAAIHGYSHPRLVNAAKNQIDKMSHVMFGGLTHQPAIDVCEKLLALTPERLDKVFLADSGSVAVEVSLKMALQYWYSRGEYRPQFLTISKGYHGDTFAAMSVTDPNNSMHSMYKGFLPQHIFADAPQLGFRDTWDYRDIESFADQLRDNHHKIAAVILEPIVQGAIGMRIYHPQFLTEVRRLCDQYGVLLILDEIATGFGRTGKCFAFEHANIVPDILCVGKALTGGFMTLSATITTTKIADTVSGGKAGCFMHGPTFMGNPLACAVAAESLSMISEGTWQREVQRVENIFADELPRISQHPQVKHTRWIGAIAVIETHHPVNMEIIQALFVANGVWIRPFGHLIYLMPPFISQNEHIYALISAIELALNTPECFKPIAASID from the coding sequence ATTGATTTGGACTTTGATCGCCAACATATCTGGCATCCTTATACCTCGACCGTTGATCCACTCACTTGCTACCCCGCTCACTCAGCGCAAGGTGTATATATTTATCTTGAGGATGGTAAAAAACTGATAGATGGGATGTCGTCATGGTGGGCTGCCATTCACGGCTATAGCCACCCTCGCTTAGTTAACGCTGCCAAAAATCAAATTGATAAGATGAGCCATGTCATGTTTGGCGGGTTAACACATCAACCAGCCATTGATGTCTGCGAGAAATTACTGGCGTTGACCCCCGAACGTCTAGATAAAGTATTCCTCGCAGACTCGGGGTCGGTTGCCGTTGAAGTCAGCTTAAAAATGGCATTGCAATATTGGTATAGTCGCGGTGAATATCGCCCACAATTTCTGACAATTAGTAAGGGATATCATGGTGATACATTCGCAGCGATGTCGGTCACCGACCCTAATAATTCAATGCACAGTATGTATAAAGGCTTTTTGCCTCAACACATTTTTGCTGATGCGCCGCAATTAGGATTTAGGGATACGTGGGATTACCGCGATATCGAAAGTTTTGCTGACCAACTACGGGATAATCACCACAAGATCGCGGCGGTCATTCTAGAACCTATCGTTCAAGGGGCAATAGGGATGCGTATTTACCACCCGCAATTTTTGACCGAAGTTCGCCGATTATGCGATCAATATGGTGTGCTACTAATACTCGATGAGATTGCCACCGGATTTGGTCGAACAGGGAAATGTTTTGCATTCGAACACGCAAACATCGTTCCAGATATCCTCTGTGTAGGAAAAGCGTTAACGGGTGGGTTTATGACGCTATCTGCAACGATCACCACGACAAAAATTGCTGATACAGTCAGTGGTGGCAAAGCGGGTTGCTTTATGCATGGCCCAACCTTTATGGGGAACCCTTTAGCCTGTGCAGTCGCGGCTGAGAGCTTGAGTATGATAAGTGAGGGAACATGGCAGCGTGAAGTACAGCGCGTAGAAAACATTTTTGCCGATGAACTTCCCCGTATTAGCCAGCATCCCCAAGTTAAACATACCCGCTGGATTGGTGCCATTGCCGTGATTGAAACTCACCACCCCGTCAATATGGAAATTATCCAAGCACTATTTGTGGCTAATGGCGTCTGGATACGTCCATTTGGTCATCTTATTTATCTGATGCCTCCGTTTATCAGCCAAAATGAGCACATTTATGCGCTCATTTCAGCGATTGAGCTTGCGCTGAATACGCCAGAGTGCTTTAAGCCAATCGCAGCTTCTATTGATTAA